The following are from one region of the Saimiri boliviensis isolate mSaiBol1 chromosome 18, mSaiBol1.pri, whole genome shotgun sequence genome:
- the LOC141582002 gene encoding tubulin beta-4B chain-like, which translates to MREIVFTQLGKCRNQIGTKFWEVISDEHGIDTAGTYHRDSDLQLELINVYYNEASGGRYVARTVFVDLEPGTMDTVRSGPFRQIFRPDNFVFGQHGASNNGAKGYYTEGVELMESVMDVVRKEAESCDCLQGFQDLKTDHTHLW; encoded by the exons ATGCGGGAGATTGTGTTTACCCAACTCGGAAAGTGCAGGAACCAGATCGGCACAAAG TTCTGGGAGGTGATCTCTGATGAACATGGCATTGACACTGCTGGCACTTACCACAGGGACAGTGACCTGCAGCTGGAACTCATCAATGTGTACTACAACGAGGCCAGCG GTGGCAGGTATGTGGCCCGTACTGTGTTCGTGGATCTGGAGCCAGGCACCATGGACACAGTGCGTTCAGGGCCCTTCAGGCAGATCTTCAGGCCAGACAACTTCGTCTTTG GTCAGCACGGGGCCTCAAACAACGGGGCCAAGGGGTACTACACAGAAGGCGTGGAACTGATGGAGTCGGTGATGGATGTTGTGAGAAAAGAAGCTGAGAGCTGTGATTGCCTGCAGGGTTTCCAG GACCTGAAAACTGACCACACCCACCTATGGTGA